Proteins encoded within one genomic window of Gemmatimonadaceae bacterium:
- the rpoC gene encoding DNA-directed RNA polymerase subunit beta' gives MIDFRSARETRASSFDFIQVRIASPEEIRGPKDPKERERQEMQGARTWWSWGEVTKPETINYRSFKPEKDGLFCERIFGPVKDWECHCGKYKRIRYRGVICDRCGVEVTLSKVRRERMGHIELSVPVAHIWFFKTLPSPMGNLLDLTLRDLEKVIYYSNYVVIEPGNQEARTNELLDEDRYLELKQKAKAEGDTGFHADIGAPAVRDLLKRIDVDKVAEQLRKQVAVETSQHRKKQMLKRLKIVDAFRTSGDAGGTRNKPEWMILDVVPVIPPDLRPLVPLDGGRFATSDLNDLYRRVINRNNRLQKLISHRAPEVILRNEKRMLQEAVDALFDNGRRSKAIRGRGKRPLKSLSDMLKGKQGRFRQNLLGKRVDYSGRSVIVVGPELKLHQCGLPKAMALELFKPFIIHKLVEKGIAETVKRAKKIVERESPEVYEILEEIIRDHPVLLNRAPTLHRLGIQAFEPVLVEGKAIRIHPLVCAAFNADFDGDQMAVHVPLSFEAQLEARLLMISSNNILKPSDGRPIAEPSQDIVLGCYFATKAPADFDRLAKDAKAAAALKTFTSPAEVEMALATRRLPSYHSAIRYLVTENGESSWRITTAGRVLFNAIVPPEVGFQNKDMKKKALGELAFETFRACGLSRTVEFLDRLKDFGFFYATRGGVSIGIEDLHIPGEKESLLQEAEERVERFQRAYATGNITNGERYNKVIDTWTHANSDVADAMVKAMRESNRGFNPVFMMFDSGSRGSRDQIRQLAGMRGLMAKPQKKLTGGIGEIIESPIKSNFREGLSVLEYFISTHGARKGLADTALKTADAGYLTRRLVDVAQDVTISEEDCGTILGLDIGALKEGEDVIEALSERIVGNVAAEDVYDPHERDEAGRQVLLAEAGQMIDEATSIRIEEAGIETVRIRTVLTCEAKRGLCRMCYGRNLATMAMVDLGEAVGIIAAQSIGEPGTQLTLRTFHIGGTAARIAEQTARKSKVAGTIEFGDRLVEVTNPEGQRIVTSYEGELTIRTSSDPNAAIGARLAVPLGATLFVKDGDEVKKDQVIFTWDPYTNPIIADIEGTLKFVEIVEGDSVSEELDELTGLRQRVILEDREKKLHPHIEIWQTKGGKEKKVRDFVMPIGAVLLAEDGQEIHAGETIAKISREAYKTRDITGGLPRVAELFEARRPKDPATISEIDGIVRFGDIKRGKREVFVTQARVDAGQWVVDETADPQLYEVPAGKHLRVHEGDRVRAGDRLTEGPVNPHDILRIKGPRAVQEYLLNEVQEVYRLQGVKINDKHIGVIVKQMLQKVRIVEPGDTEFLEGEHADKQNFRDVNDKAKKKKLKAATAEPLLLGITKASLTTQSFISAASFQETTRVLTDAAIRGARDDLMGLKENIIIGHLIPAGTGQFRYSTVAIEGTEMPQPEELPGTAEPVPSIFSTSFSDSTYSFGGNDDM, from the coding sequence ATGATCGACTTCCGCAGCGCGCGCGAGACCCGCGCGTCGTCGTTCGACTTCATCCAGGTCCGCATCGCCTCTCCGGAGGAGATCCGCGGACCCAAGGACCCCAAGGAACGCGAGCGCCAGGAAATGCAGGGCGCGCGCACCTGGTGGTCGTGGGGCGAGGTCACCAAGCCAGAGACCATCAACTACCGGTCGTTCAAGCCCGAAAAGGACGGCCTGTTCTGCGAGCGCATCTTCGGTCCGGTCAAGGACTGGGAATGCCATTGCGGCAAGTACAAGCGCATCCGCTACCGCGGCGTGATCTGCGATCGTTGCGGCGTCGAGGTGACGCTGAGCAAGGTCCGGCGCGAGCGCATGGGACACATCGAGTTGTCGGTGCCGGTGGCGCACATCTGGTTCTTCAAGACCCTGCCGTCGCCGATGGGCAACCTCCTCGACCTCACGCTCCGTGATCTCGAGAAGGTCATCTATTACTCGAACTACGTCGTCATCGAGCCGGGCAACCAGGAAGCGCGCACCAACGAGTTGCTCGACGAAGACCGCTACCTGGAGCTCAAGCAGAAGGCCAAGGCCGAAGGCGATACGGGGTTCCACGCCGATATCGGCGCGCCGGCCGTGCGCGATCTCCTCAAGCGCATCGATGTCGACAAGGTGGCCGAGCAGCTGCGCAAGCAGGTGGCCGTCGAGACGTCGCAGCATCGCAAGAAGCAGATGCTCAAGCGCCTCAAGATCGTCGACGCGTTCCGGACCTCCGGTGATGCGGGCGGTACGCGCAACAAGCCGGAGTGGATGATCCTGGACGTGGTGCCGGTCATTCCCCCCGACCTCCGCCCGCTGGTTCCGCTGGACGGCGGACGCTTTGCCACGTCCGACCTGAACGACCTGTACCGGCGCGTCATCAACCGCAACAACCGCCTGCAGAAGCTCATTTCGCATCGCGCGCCGGAGGTCATCCTCCGGAACGAGAAGCGCATGCTGCAGGAGGCCGTGGACGCCCTGTTCGACAACGGCCGTCGCTCCAAGGCCATTCGTGGCCGCGGCAAGCGACCGCTCAAGTCCCTGAGCGACATGCTTAAGGGCAAGCAGGGGCGCTTCCGTCAGAACCTGCTCGGCAAGCGCGTCGACTACTCCGGCCGCTCGGTCATCGTCGTCGGCCCGGAACTCAAGCTGCACCAGTGCGGCCTGCCCAAGGCCATGGCGCTCGAACTCTTCAAGCCGTTCATCATCCACAAGCTCGTGGAGAAGGGCATTGCGGAGACGGTGAAGCGCGCCAAGAAGATCGTCGAACGCGAGAGCCCCGAGGTCTACGAGATCCTCGAAGAGATCATCCGCGACCACCCGGTGCTGCTCAACCGCGCGCCGACGCTTCACCGCCTGGGCATTCAGGCGTTCGAGCCGGTGCTCGTGGAAGGCAAGGCCATCCGCATCCATCCGCTGGTCTGCGCCGCGTTCAACGCGGACTTCGACGGCGACCAGATGGCGGTGCACGTCCCGCTCTCGTTCGAGGCCCAGCTGGAGGCCCGCCTCCTGATGATCTCCTCGAACAACATCCTCAAGCCCTCCGACGGCCGGCCGATCGCCGAGCCGTCGCAGGACATCGTGCTGGGGTGCTACTTCGCCACCAAGGCGCCGGCCGACTTCGACCGGCTCGCCAAGGACGCCAAGGCCGCGGCGGCGCTCAAGACGTTCACGAGCCCGGCCGAGGTCGAGATGGCGCTCGCCACACGGCGCCTTCCCTCGTACCACTCCGCCATCCGGTACCTCGTCACCGAAAATGGTGAGTCCTCCTGGCGGATCACGACCGCGGGTCGCGTGCTGTTCAATGCGATCGTGCCACCCGAGGTCGGGTTCCAGAACAAGGACATGAAAAAGAAGGCCCTCGGTGAACTCGCGTTCGAGACGTTCCGCGCGTGCGGACTCTCGCGCACCGTCGAGTTCCTCGATCGCCTCAAGGATTTCGGGTTCTTCTACGCCACCCGCGGCGGCGTCTCGATCGGCATCGAGGACCTCCACATCCCGGGCGAGAAGGAGTCGCTGCTGCAGGAAGCGGAGGAGCGCGTCGAGCGCTTCCAGCGCGCCTACGCGACCGGCAACATCACGAACGGCGAGCGCTACAACAAGGTCATCGACACCTGGACCCACGCGAACTCCGACGTGGCCGATGCGATGGTCAAGGCGATGCGTGAGTCGAACCGCGGATTCAACCCCGTGTTCATGATGTTCGACTCGGGATCGCGTGGAAGCCGTGACCAGATTCGACAGCTCGCCGGGATGCGCGGCCTGATGGCCAAGCCGCAGAAGAAGCTTACCGGCGGCATCGGCGAAATCATCGAAAGTCCGATCAAGTCCAACTTCCGGGAAGGGCTGTCCGTGCTTGAGTACTTCATCTCGACGCACGGCGCGCGAAAGGGTCTGGCCGATACGGCGCTCAAGACGGCCGATGCCGGCTACCTCACGCGTCGTCTCGTGGACGTGGCGCAGGATGTCACCATTTCCGAAGAGGACTGCGGTACCATCCTCGGCCTCGACATCGGCGCGCTGAAGGAAGGCGAAGACGTGATCGAGGCGCTCTCCGAGCGCATCGTCGGCAATGTGGCCGCCGAGGACGTGTACGATCCGCACGAGCGAGACGAGGCCGGTCGGCAGGTGCTCCTCGCCGAGGCCGGACAGATGATCGACGAGGCCACCTCGATCCGCATCGAGGAGGCCGGCATCGAGACGGTGCGCATCCGCACCGTGCTCACCTGCGAGGCCAAGCGCGGGCTGTGCCGCATGTGCTACGGCCGCAACCTGGCCACCATGGCCATGGTCGACCTGGGCGAGGCCGTCGGCATCATCGCGGCGCAGTCCATCGGCGAACCGGGCACGCAGCTCACGCTCCGCACGTTCCACATCGGCGGCACCGCGGCGCGTATCGCCGAGCAGACCGCCCGCAAGTCCAAGGTGGCCGGCACCATCGAGTTTGGCGATCGATTGGTTGAAGTCACCAACCCCGAGGGCCAGCGCATCGTCACGTCGTACGAGGGCGAACTCACCATTCGCACGTCGTCCGACCCGAACGCGGCGATCGGCGCACGCCTGGCCGTACCGCTCGGCGCCACCCTGTTCGTCAAGGACGGCGACGAGGTCAAGAAGGACCAGGTCATCTTCACCTGGGACCCGTATACCAACCCCATCATCGCCGACATCGAGGGCACCCTCAAGTTCGTCGAGATCGTCGAGGGCGACTCGGTCTCCGAGGAACTCGACGAGCTCACCGGCCTGCGTCAGCGGGTGATCCTCGAGGACCGGGAAAAGAAGCTCCACCCGCACATCGAGATCTGGCAGACCAAGGGTGGCAAGGAAAAGAAGGTCCGCGACTTCGTCATGCCGATCGGCGCGGTGCTGCTGGCGGAAGACGGCCAGGAGATCCACGCCGGCGAGACGATCGCCAAGATTTCGCGCGAAGCCTACAAGACGCGCGACATCACGGGCGGTCTCCCGCGCGTGGCCGAACTCTTCGAGGCACGGCGCCCGAAGGATCCGGCCACCATCTCCGAGATCGATGGCATCGTCCGCTTTGGCGACATCAAGCGCGGCAAGCGCGAGGTGTTCGTCACGCAGGCGCGCGTCGACGCGGGCCAGTGGGTGGTCGATGAGACCGCCGATCCGCAGCTCTATGAAGTGCCGGCCGGCAAGCACCTTCGCGTGCACGAGGGTGATCGCGTGCGCGCCGGTGACCGCCTCACCGAGGGCCCCGTCAACCCGCACGACATTCTTCGCATCAAGGGTCCGCGTGCGGTGCAGGAGTACCTGCTCAACGAAGTGCAGGAGGTCTACCGCCTGCAGGGCGTGAAGATCAACGACAAGCACATCGGCGTGATCGTCAAGCAGATGCTGCAGAAGGTCCGCATCGTGGAGCCCGGTGACACCGAGTTCCTCGAGGGCGAACACGCCGACAAGCAGAACTTCCGCGACGTCAACGACAAGGCCAAGAAGAAGAAGCTCAAGGCTGCCACGGCCGAACCGCTGCTGCTGGGGATCACCAAGGCGAGCCTCACCACCCAGTCGTTCATCTCCGCGGCCTCGTTCCAGGAGACCACGCGGGTGCTCACCGACGCCGCCATTCGCGGCGCACGGGACGACCTCATGGGGCTCAAGGAGAACATCATCATCGGCCACCTCATCCCCGCCGGGACCGGCCAGTTCCGGTACAGCACGGTGGCGATCGAGGGCACCGAGATGCCGCAGCCAGAAGAGCTGCCGGGGACGGCGGAGCCGGTTCCCAGCATCTTCTCGACGTCGTTCTCCGATTCGACCTACTCGTTCGGCGGCAACGACGACATGTAG
- the rpoB gene encoding DNA-directed RNA polymerase subunit beta has translation MPELLKQIVFGKYDEGMEMPHLLDIQTRAFESLLQLDAATHHREDIGLERVFKDLFPIADVHENFSLEFVKYALGEPKYSVEECIERDMTYSAPLKATLRLIINEDVNGVKRPRNIIEKEVYLGELPLLTDLGTFVINGAERVIVSQLHRSPGVVFEESTHPNGQRLISSRIIPFRGSWVEFTVDIHDVIYVHIDKKKKFPATALLRAFGYGANSDILRLFFGVRDLDLTRKREGRAETREVLGAILAEDVTLAGEAADPDAPKLKTKKARAAAERAQADLLVREGDELTEEVLNRLTRQGIKSIKVFSSYMTVDLRDELDAIERGERAVPRVLSHDVVDPTTGEVLADAGAPIKETLIKRLRKADVIKASVFVPSGRAESALIRNTIGKDPTDPKHIEQKERDKNKWETDADSGSGKALRSIYMLLRPGDAPNDETAKQALDRLFFSPKRYDLGRVGRYKINQRLNLNTDAGMTVLTKEDFVAILRYLVELHEGRGHVDDIDHLGNRRIRSVGELIANQFSVGLSRMARLVKERMSINTDPEKISLDDLVNARTVSAVIQAFFGSSQLSQFMDQTNPLAELTHKRRLSALGPGGLTRERAGFEVRDVHYSQYGRMCPIETPEGPNIGLITSLACFARVNDLGFVETPYRVVKNGRVTGEIAWLDANREEETITAQANAKLNEDGTFADELVLCRQRGDVPLTPPDRIDYMDVAPEQLVSIAAALIPFLEHDDANRALMGSNMQRQAVPLLNPQTPLVGTGLEDKVARDSGAVVLARRAGVVTRVTADEIIVDAGPAERNRKDDDQPLSRLTQQDRYKVKKYLRTNQDTAINQRPIVRLGQRVKRGDVLADGAATEKGQLALGSNVLVAFMPWYGHNFEDAIVLSERLVKDDVYSSIHIQELELHVRDTKRGQEEITREIPNVAEESLVDLDERGIVRIGAHVKPGDILVGKITPKGETELSPEEKLLTAIFGEKAKDVKDSSLKVPPGMEGVVIDVKIFSRVEDQVVEKDRGERIGEVRRLEGEDKVRVNDVRDDELRHVLEGQVVALALKAGTVEEGINTGTELTRDVLRDVRFAQIDLKTFRVENRKVNDQVREIIDAANEEKARIEERAEERIDRILQPDELPPGVIQLVKVYLAEKRKVSVGDKMAGRHGNKGIVARIVPEEDMPFLPDGRPVDIVLNPLGVPSRMNVGQILETHLGWAARILGFYAKTPVFQGANEREIGLALKLAGLTWARATLNLHTAPLSITDGDIKAIVADLRPDNSDAERVHLVADAMLNDLHGRNLSAETKDVYARVRDCLANAARELAEREATELANQRSYHASVADDESRPATERAEAKAALKVIEKLAARESAAVLEDLELPALAAMLGRKSEADTDKAAVELMRLAGITPAGKMSVRDGRSGERFAFPVTVGEIYMLKLSHLVDDKIHARSIGPYSLVTQQPLAGKAQFGGQRFGEMEVWALEAYGAAHTLQEILTVKSDDVNGRSRVYEAIVKGQNLPDPGTPESFNVLVKELQALGIYVKMGSKNEANGNGALPGASGEE, from the coding sequence ATGCCTGAACTCCTGAAGCAGATCGTCTTCGGCAAGTACGACGAGGGGATGGAGATGCCCCACCTCCTCGACATCCAGACGCGCGCGTTCGAGTCGCTGCTGCAGCTCGATGCCGCCACTCACCATCGCGAGGACATCGGCCTCGAGCGCGTCTTCAAGGACCTGTTCCCCATCGCCGACGTCCACGAGAACTTCTCGCTGGAGTTCGTCAAATACGCGTTAGGCGAGCCGAAGTACTCCGTCGAGGAGTGCATCGAGCGCGACATGACGTACTCGGCGCCGCTCAAGGCCACGCTCCGCCTCATCATCAACGAGGACGTGAACGGCGTCAAGCGGCCCCGCAACATCATCGAGAAGGAGGTTTACCTCGGTGAGCTGCCCCTGCTGACGGACCTCGGCACCTTCGTCATCAACGGCGCGGAGCGCGTCATCGTCTCACAGCTCCACCGCTCCCCGGGCGTCGTCTTCGAGGAGTCCACGCACCCCAACGGCCAGCGCCTGATCTCGTCGCGCATCATCCCGTTCCGCGGGTCGTGGGTCGAGTTCACCGTGGACATTCACGACGTCATCTACGTCCACATCGACAAGAAGAAGAAGTTCCCCGCCACGGCACTGCTCCGTGCCTTCGGCTACGGAGCCAATTCCGACATCCTCCGCCTCTTCTTCGGCGTCCGCGACCTCGACCTTACGCGCAAGCGTGAAGGCCGCGCCGAGACGCGCGAAGTCCTGGGCGCCATCCTCGCCGAAGACGTGACGCTCGCCGGCGAGGCCGCCGATCCCGACGCACCCAAGCTCAAGACCAAGAAGGCCCGCGCCGCCGCCGAGCGTGCCCAGGCCGACCTCCTGGTCCGCGAAGGTGACGAACTCACCGAAGAGGTGCTCAACCGGCTGACCCGCCAGGGCATCAAGTCGATCAAGGTCTTCTCGTCCTATATGACAGTCGACCTCCGCGACGAGCTCGACGCGATCGAACGCGGCGAGCGTGCGGTGCCGCGCGTGCTCTCGCACGACGTCGTCGACCCGACCACTGGCGAAGTGCTCGCCGACGCCGGGGCGCCGATCAAGGAGACGCTCATCAAGCGCCTCCGGAAGGCCGACGTCATCAAGGCGTCGGTGTTCGTGCCCTCGGGCCGTGCAGAGTCCGCGCTCATCCGCAACACGATCGGCAAGGATCCCACGGATCCCAAACACATCGAGCAGAAGGAACGCGACAAGAACAAGTGGGAGACCGATGCCGACTCGGGCTCCGGCAAGGCGCTGCGGTCCATCTACATGCTCCTGCGCCCAGGTGACGCGCCGAACGACGAGACCGCCAAGCAGGCCCTCGACCGGCTCTTCTTCTCGCCCAAGCGCTACGACCTCGGACGCGTCGGCCGCTACAAGATCAACCAGCGTCTCAACCTCAATACCGACGCCGGGATGACGGTCCTCACCAAGGAGGACTTCGTCGCCATCCTGCGCTACCTGGTCGAGCTGCACGAAGGCCGTGGTCACGTCGACGACATCGACCACCTCGGCAATCGCCGCATTCGCTCGGTCGGTGAGTTGATCGCCAACCAGTTCTCCGTGGGCCTCTCACGCATGGCGCGCCTGGTCAAGGAGCGCATGTCGATCAACACCGATCCCGAGAAGATCTCGCTCGACGACCTCGTGAACGCGCGAACGGTCTCCGCGGTGATCCAGGCGTTCTTCGGGTCGTCGCAGCTCTCGCAGTTCATGGACCAGACCAACCCGCTCGCCGAGCTGACGCACAAGCGTCGCCTCTCGGCGCTTGGTCCGGGCGGCCTGACGCGCGAGCGCGCCGGGTTCGAGGTCCGCGACGTGCACTACTCGCAGTACGGGCGCATGTGCCCGATCGAAACGCCGGAAGGTCCGAACATCGGCCTCATCACGTCGCTCGCCTGCTTCGCGCGGGTGAACGACCTCGGCTTCGTGGAGACGCCGTACCGCGTCGTGAAGAACGGGCGCGTGACCGGCGAGATCGCCTGGCTCGACGCCAACCGCGAAGAAGAGACGATCACCGCGCAGGCCAACGCCAAGCTCAACGAAGACGGCACCTTCGCCGACGAGCTGGTGCTGTGCCGCCAGCGCGGCGACGTTCCGCTGACGCCGCCGGATCGGATCGACTACATGGATGTAGCGCCCGAGCAGTTGGTCTCGATCGCCGCCGCGCTCATCCCGTTTCTCGAGCACGACGACGCGAACCGCGCGCTCATGGGCTCGAACATGCAGCGCCAGGCCGTGCCGCTCCTCAACCCGCAGACGCCGCTCGTCGGCACGGGTCTCGAGGACAAGGTCGCACGCGATTCGGGCGCCGTGGTGCTTGCTCGCCGCGCCGGTGTGGTCACCCGCGTCACCGCCGACGAGATCATCGTCGACGCCGGTCCGGCCGAACGCAACCGCAAGGACGACGACCAGCCGCTGTCGCGCCTCACGCAGCAGGATCGCTACAAGGTCAAGAAGTACCTGCGCACCAACCAGGACACGGCGATCAACCAGCGCCCGATCGTCCGGCTGGGGCAGCGGGTCAAGCGGGGCGACGTGCTCGCCGATGGCGCGGCCACCGAAAAGGGGCAGCTGGCCCTCGGTTCGAACGTGCTCGTCGCCTTCATGCCGTGGTACGGCCACAACTTCGAAGACGCCATCGTGCTCTCCGAGCGTCTGGTGAAGGACGACGTGTATTCGTCGATCCACATCCAGGAACTCGAACTCCACGTCCGCGACACCAAGCGCGGCCAGGAAGAGATCACGCGCGAAATTCCGAACGTCGCCGAGGAGTCGCTGGTCGACCTCGACGAGCGCGGCATCGTGCGCATCGGCGCCCATGTGAAGCCGGGTGATATCCTCGTCGGCAAGATCACGCCGAAGGGCGAAACCGAGCTGTCACCGGAAGAAAAGCTCCTCACGGCGATCTTCGGCGAAAAGGCGAAGGACGTGAAGGACTCGTCCCTCAAGGTGCCGCCGGGCATGGAAGGCGTGGTCATCGACGTGAAGATTTTCTCGCGCGTCGAGGACCAGGTGGTGGAGAAAGACCGCGGTGAGCGCATCGGTGAAGTGCGCCGTCTCGAGGGCGAAGACAAGGTTCGTGTCAACGACGTCCGCGACGACGAACTTCGTCATGTGCTCGAAGGCCAGGTCGTGGCGCTCGCGCTCAAGGCCGGTACCGTCGAAGAAGGTATCAACACCGGCACCGAGCTCACGCGCGATGTGCTTCGCGACGTGCGCTTTGCGCAGATCGATCTCAAGACCTTCCGTGTCGAGAACCGCAAGGTGAACGACCAGGTCCGCGAGATCATCGACGCCGCGAACGAGGAAAAGGCCCGCATCGAGGAGCGCGCCGAGGAACGCATCGACCGCATCCTGCAGCCCGATGAGTTGCCGCCGGGCGTGATCCAGCTCGTGAAGGTCTACCTCGCCGAGAAGCGCAAGGTCTCCGTCGGCGACAAGATGGCCGGCCGCCACGGCAACAAGGGCATCGTCGCCCGCATCGTGCCCGAAGAGGACATGCCGTTCCTCCCCGACGGTCGGCCCGTGGACATCGTGCTGAACCCGCTGGGCGTGCCGTCGCGCATGAACGTCGGGCAGATCCTGGAGACGCACCTCGGCTGGGCGGCCCGCATCCTGGGCTTCTATGCCAAGACGCCGGTGTTCCAGGGGGCAAACGAACGGGAGATCGGGCTCGCACTCAAACTCGCCGGCCTCACCTGGGCGCGCGCCACGCTCAACCTGCACACCGCGCCGCTCAGCATCACCGACGGTGACATCAAGGCGATCGTTGCCGACCTGCGTCCGGACAACAGCGACGCGGAGCGCGTGCACCTGGTGGCCGACGCGATGCTGAACGACCTGCACGGCCGGAACCTCTCGGCCGAGACCAAGGACGTGTACGCGCGCGTCCGCGACTGCCTGGCCAACGCGGCGCGCGAACTCGCCGAGCGCGAGGCAACGGAGCTGGCGAACCAACGGTCCTACCATGCGTCCGTCGCGGACGACGAGTCGCGCCCGGCCACTGAACGCGCCGAGGCCAAGGCGGCGCTCAAGGTGATCGAGAAGCTGGCCGCACGTGAGTCGGCGGCGGTACTCGAAGACCTGGAACTGCCGGCCCTGGCCGCCATGCTCGGCCGCAAGTCCGAGGCGGACACGGACAAGGCCGCGGTGGAACTGATGCGCCTCGCGGGCATCACGCCGGCCGGCAAGATGTCAGTGCGCGACGGACGCAGCGGCGAGCGCTTCGCGTTCCCCGTGACCGTCGGCGAGATCTACATGCTCAAGCTCTCGCACCTCGTCGACGACAAGATCCACGCCCGGTCCATCGGGCCGTATTCACTCGTCACGCAGCAGCCACTCGCCGGCAAGGCGCAGTTCGGCGGCCAGCGGTTCGGCGAAATGGAAGTGTGGGCCCTCGAGGCCTACGGCGCCGCGCACACGCTGCAGGAGATCCTCACGGTCAAGTCGGACGACGTGAACGGTCGCAGCCGCGTGTACGAGGCGATCGTGAAGGGCCAGAACCTGCCGGACCCCGGCACACCGGAGTCCTTCAACGTGCTGGTGAAGGAACTGCAGGCGTTAGGCATCTACGTGAAGATGGGCTCCAAGAACGAAGCCAACGGCAACGGCGCGCTCCCCGGCGCCTCCGGGGAGGAGTAA
- the rplL gene encoding 50S ribosomal protein L7/L12: MSKDDILEAIGNMSVMELVELNDAFKTKFNVTIAVAVGGGGGGAAAAAPAVEEQTEFSVILKESGAKKIQVIKVVRELTGLGLKEAKDLVDGAPKEIKAGVTKEEAAQVKAKLEAEGAVVEVK, encoded by the coding sequence ATCAGCAAGGACGATATCCTCGAAGCCATCGGCAACATGTCCGTCATGGAGCTCGTCGAGTTGAACGACGCGTTCAAGACCAAGTTCAACGTGACGATTGCCGTCGCGGTTGGCGGTGGTGGCGGCGGTGCGGCTGCCGCGGCCCCGGCCGTCGAGGAGCAGACCGAGTTCAGCGTCATCCTCAAGGAGTCGGGCGCCAAGAAGATCCAGGTCATCAAGGTGGTGCGCGAGCTCACCGGCCTGGGCCTGAAGGAAGCCAAGGACCTCGTCGATGGCGCGCCGAAGGAGATCAAGGCCGGCGTTACCAAGGAAGAAGCCGCCCAGGTCAAGGCCAAGCTCGAGGCCGAAGGCGCCGTGGTCGAAGTGAAGTGA
- a CDS encoding 50S ribosomal protein L10 produces MKKTEKEQLVSDLRARIGGAQAVYFTDFTGLNVKRMTELRRRFRRAGVDYVVIKNTLALRAVNESGLTGSRLRGPTGVVVAKDPITAAKVLVDFAREHDQKPATKGGLFEGKPIDEAMVKRLATLPTRDEALSLFAGSLNSVLMMFSLALDARKTQLENG; encoded by the coding sequence ATGAAGAAGACCGAGAAGGAACAGCTGGTATCCGACCTCCGCGCCAGGATCGGCGGCGCGCAGGCCGTGTACTTCACCGATTTCACCGGCCTCAACGTGAAGCGCATGACGGAACTCCGTCGCCGCTTCCGCCGCGCCGGCGTCGACTACGTCGTCATCAAGAACACCCTCGCGCTGCGGGCGGTCAACGAGAGCGGCCTCACCGGTTCGCGCCTTCGCGGCCCCACCGGCGTCGTCGTGGCGAAGGATCCGATCACCGCGGCGAAGGTGCTCGTCGACTTCGCCAGGGAGCACGACCAGAAGCCGGCCACCAAGGGTGGCCTCTTCGAGGGCAAGCCGATCGATGAGGCGATGGTCAAGCGCCTGGCCACGCTCCCGACCCGCGACGAGGCGCTCAGCCTCTTTGCCGGGAGCCTGAACAGCGTGCTGATGATGTTCTCGCTCGCCCTCGACGCTCGCAAGACACAGTTGGAGAACGGCTAG
- a CDS encoding 50S ribosomal protein L1: MRTHGKKFNAAAKKRDPVAAFQPRQALEFVKGAAFAKFDETVEVAVRLGVDPRHADQIVRGTVVLPAGTGKTVRVLVIAVGERAREAQDAGADFVGNEYLAKIKEGWLDFDVMIATPDQMGQIGQLGRVLGPRGLMPNPKAGTVTMNVGQAVRESKAGKIEFRVDKAGNVHAAIGKVSFGVEALEQNFTAFMDQIVRSKPAASKGVYVRNVSVSSTMGPGVKVDTTLYRG; the protein is encoded by the coding sequence ATGCGCACCCACGGAAAGAAGTTCAACGCCGCGGCAAAGAAGCGTGACCCGGTCGCGGCCTTCCAGCCGCGTCAGGCGCTGGAGTTCGTGAAAGGGGCCGCCTTCGCAAAGTTCGACGAGACGGTTGAAGTCGCGGTGCGGCTCGGCGTCGATCCGCGTCATGCCGACCAGATCGTCCGCGGAACCGTCGTCCTCCCGGCCGGGACGGGCAAGACGGTGCGCGTGCTGGTCATCGCCGTCGGTGAGCGCGCCCGTGAGGCGCAGGACGCTGGCGCCGACTTCGTTGGCAACGAGTATCTCGCGAAGATCAAGGAGGGCTGGCTCGACTTCGACGTCATGATCGCGACGCCGGACCAGATGGGTCAGATCGGCCAGCTCGGCCGCGTCCTCGGGCCTCGCGGCCTCATGCCCAACCCCAAGGCCGGGACGGTCACCATGAACGTCGGTCAGGCCGTGCGGGAGTCCAAGGCCGGCAAGATCGAGTTCCGCGTCGACAAGGCCGGCAACGTGCACGCCGCCATCGGCAAGGTGTCGTTTGGCGTCGAAGCCCTGGAGCAGAACTTCACGGCGTTCATGGACCAGATCGTCCGGTCCAAGCCGGCGGCGTCGAAGGGCGTCTATGTCCGCAACGTCTCGGTGTCCAGCACCATGGGCCCCGGCGTCAAGGTGGACACCACCCTGTACCGCGGGTAA
- the rplK gene encoding 50S ribosomal protein L11, protein MAKKVTGFVKLQIPAGRANPAPPVGTALGPQGINIMAFCKEFNSRTQAQDGLILPVEITIYSDKSFTFILKTPPAAILIKKELGLEKGSGQPNRVKVGSLTRAQVRKIAEVKMPDLNCDSIESAMAMVAGAARSMGVEVKD, encoded by the coding sequence ATGGCAAAGAAGGTCACTGGATTCGTCAAACTCCAGATTCCAGCTGGACGCGCGAATCCGGCCCCTCCGGTAGGCACGGCGCTCGGCCCTCAGGGCATCAACATCATGGCGTTCTGCAAGGAGTTCAACTCCCGCACGCAGGCCCAGGATGGACTGATCCTCCCGGTCGAGATCACCATCTACTCGGACAAGTCGTTCACCTTCATCCTCAAGACGCCGCCTGCGGCGATCCTGATCAAGAAGGAGCTCGGACTCGAAAAGGGGTCGGGTCAGCCCAACCGCGTGAAGGTCGGCTCACTCACGCGTGCGCAGGTCAGGAAGATCGCCGAAGTGAAGATGCCCGACCTCAACTGTGACTCGATCGAATCCGCGATGGCCATGGTGGCCGGCGCGGCCAGGTCGATGGGCGTCGAGGTGAAGGACTGA